The Benincasa hispida cultivar B227 chromosome 9, ASM972705v1, whole genome shotgun sequence genome has a segment encoding these proteins:
- the LOC120085770 gene encoding uncharacterized protein LOC120085770 yields MDLPQFLYHQRDQSRYISPSSSAPPLPHPFFPDDPNFHFPPNHHHHHLHNHPDQPLDFPLPPPPPPPPSSYRHLPIHPPPSPAPPLGYNPSQPQFVVSSSIHDDQFRSPPRRREFQRSPPLSSRIAFDGGFDRDFVDLNHSYHDSRFDVSDPSRVAVDNRPPLPRSPIDLDHGTRHREIDHRSGMPYPPPDMFRYSSGNSSRRGADYNDSFQTNPREEVLRARGEENYYLHDQLKEDSNVSCMESGASQSPLSRGNKFTSGSFDKHRSGSNYERESFRSRRSGNVVGKNQRWVHSKQTFRNMHNSYSDGSNDRGHGDRSDFRFISGKHGHSNAELGKYYNDNEVSIEGYNEYTSTPRKQVQKKSAFLRIQMANPCHSNRESEQVRDSDYFDEKNSFLRGKNQVGSLCYRMDSGKKREGSPMELDVSFKSNSLVAKAIVAPTQSAPISDMDTMPVNEKTTNVLVPHHDSTDSHLTGQNKDDLGTNDVTNLATCPQDFKIKLKDSEEKAIGPLAGDESNNLKDSSVKGNYSLRKTNVERPSQGKVSDVEGRNVSGKAATVRNMKKKKVVRKVAKKVVSPQLCLQTRKGDGNPHVKVGSLTNIPPVVTESDQGLEVSENKISTSGKNLDHGFVLRASQHDMSGSLDNRKADQSVLPVASKECQANTVMGMESVPADKTNKNRLDFPLNSLIKQGSGTSDHLETNGSSTAIPPLLNSNRDLKLRNGHNEFDFEITKGIEMSSVENVLGKESKGTMFFLAGSQSGLLSHLHDDLVNGKNLAVSIGSPMDFNNGVTQFQDNTPLSETCFVDGICKQLCANKVAGPPETDVVGVPAAKVTIRNSLVSVNPEASEMQIDSINLEKDSSGDHHTNQNSDDCRHCTNILVDEVLNCERIGITRVQESSGSSSVSLGLSLIERSTKAEDLILSEQGEKLLSKVSKPDFAGPVDINQETKSENLCVSFNSDGHCPSEQDVSGLESIVMGENSTTTGESAMHDYTSLGKSSKNKLLMGFDVDDRGNETLLKSREKQKICIASPVLPCPSAEANDGAAFTFISSLSDQLNSNGESMEGKEAAASTRDALFTANPVSTDCLNGISMMLDDIPTKEIAIEVNIDRDPLECLLKYEQPEKNSCSIQEESTVCQSLSLSASLGNEQEESDAPIKATNQRDDMDVVTGRRKELNGHAAEGQSISCNNKTEQRDSPEVPSSQTLNCSNPESVKASSNVGQDNLHHIERFADGKGFPTAKSDSEIMGSVFDKRGDLGSSEAYNVPEMHKLNREASFSHTDLNMDCADDKKVKKKSNDENELKASTDTPFPQPLAVHQKLGCTNAVNNLSTGKVLPRVLEELKNGLQADNNFANSCKNEQKMGYYKSQAFPGKSFSTYTASKKLTSATYSKKPRSWHRNVNSPSPAPAPGNKVCLSFIPPQAKLLGGDGMLQSTSYIRKGNSLVRKPSPVAARVLGSHDLSSSSLDQHDCWPSIKSNSKVEVTNPPFHSKARGTDANVDKPYPPQLSSGPGSPNYSIPMGDCDPSPCHETESSLMKSKHVSDLSRLVGDSLILLAPKTQVGTADEKENLTETRNKNSVSLVVKKMVYVKRKSNQLVATSNPCDLSTKNMETTCSLASDGYYKRKKNQLIRASPECQMKQTSLPTEDISNPGAKSSYGDGDARSFNKRQQFKAVVKTHGPLKSSLVWTLRSSVAAGNGACNLQNHKMAPRLFPWKRTYWKTFKLNASTQRNSSSSIVRKLLLLRNRNTVYKRSKHGFSLRKSKVLSVGRSSLKWSKSIEKHSKKANEEATRAVADAERKKRERNWDASASTDTLGGSQFSYDQASGSTALQPKKSAKKFYIPRRLMIGNDEYVKIGNGNQLVRNPKRRARILASEKIRWSLHTARHRLAKKRKYCQFFTRFGKCNKEGGKCPYIHDTSKIAVCTKFLNGLCSNASCKLTHKVIPERMPDCSYFLQGLCSSKNCAYRHVNVNSKAPTCEAFLRGYCALGNECRKKHSYVCPLFEATGTCPDRSTCKLHHPERQTKGRKRKRSEGKNNDQGRYFGSMNQDVSGSRMVVTEKQHPVKSNDPFLEGDLTDYISLDLSSDEDIVESHDSTSQTTSFYQGYLSELLLDDPDELIKPVRVMNENLSVQ; encoded by the exons ATGGATCTACCTCAATTTCTTTACCATCAACGGGATCAATCCAGGTACATCTCTCCGTCTTCCTCCGCCCCCCCTCTTCCTCATCCTTTTTTCCCCGACGATCCCAATTTCCACTTCCCTCCCAatcaccaccaccaccaccttCATAATCATCCCGATCAACCCCTAGATTTCCCTCTCCCGCCACCGCCGCCACCGCCGCCGTCTTCGTACCGTCATCTTCCCATTCATCCACCCCCATCACCCGCGCCTCCGCTTGGTTATAATCCCTCTCAACCCCAATTTGTTGTTTCTTCGTCAATTCACGACGACCAATTTCGATCTCCGCCCCGTCGTCGTGAATTTCAGCGTTCCCCTCCGCTTTCTAGTCGAATCGCTTTCGACGGAGGATTTGACCGTGATTTTGTTGACCTCAACCATTCGTATCATGACAGTCGATTTGATGTTTCGGATCCATCCAGAGTCGCGGTGGATAATCGACCACCATTACCGCGTTCTCCTATTGATCTTGACCATGGAACGAGGCACCGAGAAATTGATCACAGATCTGGGATGCCATATCCGCCCCCTGATATGTTTAGGTATAGTTCAGGTAATAGTTCTAGGCGGGGTGCGGATTACAATGATAGTTTTCAGACAAATCCAAGAGAAGAGGTGCTACGAGCACGCGGTGAGGAGAATTATTATCTCCACGATCAGCTTAAAGAAGATTCCAACGTTTCCTGTATGGAATCTGGAGCCTCGCAGAGTCCATTGTCTAGAGGTAACAAATTTACTTCAGGAAGCTTTGATAAACACAGGTCTGGCTCGAATTATGAAAGGGAATCTTTTAGGAGTCGTAGGAGTGGTAATGTAGTGGGGAAAAATCAGAGATGGGTTCATAGCAAACAGACCTTTAGGAACATGCACAATTCGTACTCAGATGGAAGTAATGATAGAGGACATGGTGACCGTAGTGATTTTCGATTTATATCTGGAAAGCATGGCCATTCTAATGCagaattaggaaaatattaCAATGACAATGAGGTTAGTATAGAAGGTTATAATGAGTACACGTCCACTCCACGGAAGCAAGTACAGAAAAAGAGTGCTTTTCTTAGAATTCAAATGGCAAATCCTTGTCACAGTAACAGAGAGAGTGAGCAAGTACGTGATTCTGATTATTTTGATGAGAAGAACAGTTTCCTCAGAGGAAAAAATCAGGTTGGATCTCTATGCTACAGAATGGATTCAGGGAAGAAGAGAGAGGGAAGTCCCATGGAGCTTGATgtttcttttaaatccaattcgTTGGTGGCCAAGGCAATTGTGGCACCAACACAGTCTGCTCCTATTTCAGATATGGATACAATGCCTGTAAACGAGAAAACTACAAATGTCTTGGTTCCTCACCATGACTCTACTGACTCACATTTAACTGGACAGAACAAGGATGATTTAGGTACAAATGATGTTACGAATCTTGCCACTTGTCCCCAAGACTTTAAAATCAAGCTGAAGGATTCAGAAGAGAAGGCTATAGGTCCATTGGCTGGTGATGAATCTAATAATTTAAAGGATTCTTCAGTTAAAGGCAATTATTCGCTTAGAAAAACTAACGTTGAAAGGCCTTCACAAGGAAAGGTGTCAGATGTAGAAGGGAGGAATGTTTCAGGAAAAGCAGCTACAGTGAGGaacatgaagaagaaaaaggttgTGAGGAAAGTAGCGAAGAAGGTAGTAAGTCCCCAGTTGTGTTTACAGACTAGAAAAGGTGATGGTAACCCACATGTGAAAGTAGGTAGTTTGACAAATATTCCCCCAGTTGTCACCGAGTCTGATCAGGGTTTAGAAGTTTCAGAAAACAAGATTTCTACATCTGGAAAGAACTTAGACCATGGTTTTGTATTAAGAGCTTCTCAGCATGATATGTCAGGATCACTAGATAATAGAAAAGCAGACCAATCTGTCCTCCCTGTAGCATCAAAAGAATGTCAAGCCAACACTGTTATGGGCATGGAATCTGTACCTGCAGATAAGACTAATAAAAATAGGTTAGATTTTCCATTAAATTCCCTGATAAAACAGGGAAGTGGAACTAGTGATCATCTTGAGACAAATGGTTCTTCTACGGCCATTCCACCCCTTTTAAATTCTAATAGGGATCTTAAATTACGAAATGGACATAAtgagtttgattttgaaattactAAAGGGATTGAAATGTCGTCAGTTGAGAATGTATTAGGTAAAGAGTCTAAAGGTACCATGTTTTTTCTGGCAGGCAGTCAGTCTGGATTATTGAGTCATCTACATGATGATCTTGTTAATGGAAAGAATTTGGCTGTTAGCATAGGTTCTCCCATGGATTTTAACAATGGAGTAACTCAATTTCAAGATAATACTCCACTTTCTGAAACTTGTTTTGTTGATGGAATTTGCAAGCAGCTTTGTGCAAATAAGGTGGCTGGTCCTCCTGAGACTGATGTTGTAGGAGTACCTGCAGCAAAAGTTACAATTAGAAATTCTTTGGTGAGTGTAAATCCCGAAGCATCTGAGATGCAGATTGATTCCATAAATTTGGAAAAAGATAGCAGTGGTGACCATCATACTAATCAGAATTCAGATGACTGTCGTCATTGTACTAATATACTAGTGGATGAGGTTCTTAACTGTGAGAGGATTGGTATTACGAGAGTACAGGAATCTTCGGGTAGTAGTTCTGTTTCACTAGGTCTTAGTTTAATAGAGAGATCTACCAAAGCCGAGGATTTAATACTAAGTGAACAAGGTGAGAAATTGTTGTCTAAGGTGAGCAAACCAGATTTTGCAGGTCCTGTTGACATCAATCAAGAAACTAAATCTGAGAATTTATGTGTAAGTTTCAATTCTGATGGTCATTGCCCTTCAGAGCAGGATGTTTCAGGTCTTGAAAGCATAGTAATGGGGGAAAATTCTACCACCACTGGAGAGAGTGCAATGCATGATTACACTTCATTAGGTAAGTCgtcaaaaaataaattgttgATGGGTTTTGACGTTGATGATAGAGGAAATGAGACATTGTTGAAGTCTCGAGAGAAGCAAAAAATATGCATTGCTAGTCCTGTTTTGCCTTGCCCCAGTGCTGAAGCTAATGATGGGGCTGCATTTACATTCATTTCTAGTTTAAGTGATCAGCTAAATTCTAATGGTGAATCAATGGAAGGAAAGGAGGCTGCAGCATCCACTAGGGATGCTCTTTTCACAGCTAATCCTGTTTCTACAGATTGTTTAAATGGGATCAGCATGATGCTCGATGATATACCAACAAAAGAAATTGCCATAGAGGTCAATATTGACAGAGACCCCTTAGAGTGTCTCTTGAAATATGAGCAGCCTGAGAAAAACTCTTGTTCAATCCAGGAGGAGTCGACTGTTTGTCAGTCGCTTTCTCTCTCAGCATCATTGGGAAATGAGCAAGAAGAGAGTGATGCTCCCATAAAGGCCACAAATCAAAGAGATGATATGGACGTAGTCACTGGCAGAAGAAAAGAACTAAACGGTCATGCTGCAGAAGGGCAATCAATAAGTTGTAATAATAAGACTGAACAGAGGGACAGTCCTGAAGTTCCATCCTCGCAAactttaaattgttcaaatccaGAATCAGTTAAAGCATCTAGTAATGTTGGCCAGGATAATTTGCATCATATTGAAAGATTTGCTGATGGGAAGGGATTCCCCACTGCCAAGTCTGATAGTGAAATTATGGGGAGTGTGTTTGATAAACGAGGGGATTTGGGTTCTTCAGAAGCTTATAATGTTCCAGAAATGCATAAATTAAATCGTGAGGCATCATTCAGCCATACTGACTTAAACATGGATTGTGCAGATGACAAAaaagtgaagaagaaatctaatGATGAAAATGAATTAAAGGCATCTACTGACACTCCGTTTCCACAGCCTTTGGCTGTTCATCAGAAATTAGGTTGCACCAATGCTGTAAATAATTTGTCCACCGGCAAAGTATTACCACGGGTATTGGAAGAATTAAAAAATGGACTTCAAGCTGACAATAATTTTGCCAACTCATGCAAAAATGAACAGAAAATGGGTTATTACAAATCTCAGGCTTTTCCTGGTAAATCTTTTTCCACATACACTGCTTCAAAGAAGTTAACATCTGCAACCTATAGTAAAAAACCCCGAAGTTGGCATCGAAATGTAAATTCTCCGTCTCCGGCTCCGGCTCCTGGAAATAAGGTTTGTTTGAGCTTTATTCCTCCCCAAGCAAAGTTACTTGGAGGAGATGGAATGCTTCAGAGTACTTCATACATTCGTAAAGGTAACAGCCTAGTTCGAAAGCCTTCTCCAGTTGCTGCTCGAGTTTTGGGGTCTCATGATTTGAGTTCAAGCTCATTAGATCAGCATGATTGCTGGCCTAGCATAAAATCTAATAGTAAGGTTGAGGTCACTAATCCTCCTTTCCATTCTAAAGCAAGGGGAACTGATGCTAATGTTGATAAGCCCTATCCTCCTCAACTATCTAGTGGGCCTGGGTCGCCTAATTATTCCATTCCTATGGGAGATTGTGACCCATCTCCTTGCCATGAAACTGAATCATCTCTCATGAAGTCTAAGCATGTTAGTGATCTGTCAAGGTTGGTTGGGGATTCACTCATTTTGTTAGCTCCTAAAACTCAGGTTGGTACTgctgatgaaaaagaaaatctgACTGAAACAAGGAACAAGAATTCTGTCTCTTTAGTTGTAAAAAAGATGGTGTATGTAAAGCGCAAGTCAAATCAGTTGGTTGCAACTTCGAATCCCTGTGATTTATCAACTAAGAACATGGAGACGACTTGTTCCTTGGCCTCTGATGGCTATTACAAGAGGAAAAAGAATCAGCTAATCAGGGCCTCACCAGAATGTCAGATGAAACAGACTTCACTGCCCACTGAAGATATTTCAAACCCCGGAGCCAAAAGCTCTTATGGAGATGGAGATGCTAGAAGTTTCAATAAGAGGCAACAATTTAAAG CTGTAGTGAAAACACATGGGCCTTTGAAGTCCTCTTTGGTATGGACACTTCGCAGTTCAGTTGCTGCAGGAAATGGTGCTTGTAATTTGCAGAACCATAAGATGGCTCCTCGTCTTTTTCCTTGGAAAAGAACATATTGGAAGACTTTCAAGCTTAATGCTTCTACTCAGAGAAACAGTTCTTCCTCTATAGTCAG AAAATTGTTGCTGTTGAGGAATAGGAACACAGTTTATAAAAGATCAaaacatggattttcacttCGAAAATCCAAGGTACTAAGTGTTGGCAGGTCTAGTTTAAAGTGGTCAAAATCCATTGAAAAGCACTCAAAGAAAGCTAACGAG GAAGCTACAAGGGCAGTTGCTGATGCagaaaggaagaaaagagaacGTAATTGGGATGCATCTGCTTCCACTGACACTCTGGGTGGAAGCCAATTTTCTT ATGACCAAGCATCTGGTTCTACTGCTCTCCAACCAAAAAAGAGCGCTAAGAAATTTTATATTCCACGGAGACTAATGATTGGCAATGATGA ATATGTTAAGATCGGAAATGGCAATCAATTGGTCAGAAATCCAAAAAGAAGAGCACGCATATTGGCAAGTGAGAAAATTCGATGGAGTTTGCACACTGCAAGACATCGTCTGGCTAAGAAGCGGAAGTACTGTCAATTTTTCACAAGATTTGGTAAATGTAACAAAGAAGGTGGCAAGTGCCCTTATATTCATGACACTTCCAAGATTGCAGTCTGCACAAAATTTCTTAACGGTTTATGTTCTAATGCAAGCTGCAAATTGACTCATAAG GTGATTCCAGAAAGGATGCCTGATTGTTCATACTTTTTACAGG GTTTATGCAGCAGCAAAAATTGTGCTTATAGACATGTAAATGTGAACTCAAAGGCTCCTACTTGCGAGGCTTTTCTCAGGGGCTATTGTGCTCTGGGCAACGAG TGCCGTAAGAAGCACAGTTATGTGTGCCCCTTGTTCGAAGCAACGGGAACATGTCCGGATAGATCGACATGCAAACTTCACCATCCTGAACGACAAACTAAAGGAAGGAAAAGGAAGCGATCAGAAGGGAAGAATAATGATCAAGGACGCTACTTCGGTTCTATGAATCAGGATGTTTCTGGGTCTAGAATGGTGGTGACTGAGAAACAGCATCCTGTTAAATCAAATGACCCTTTTCTTGAAGGAGATCT